Proteins co-encoded in one Chionomys nivalis chromosome 6, mChiNiv1.1, whole genome shotgun sequence genomic window:
- the Prdm8 gene encoding PR domain zinc finger protein 8, translating into MEDSGIQRGMWDGDAKAVQQCLTDIFTSVYTTCDIPENAIFGPCVLSHTSLYDSIAFIALKSTDKRTVPYIFRVDTSATNGSSEGLMWLRLVQSARDKEEQNLEAYIKNGQLFYRSLRRIAKDEELLVWYGKELTELLLLYPSRSHKMNGSSPYTCLECSQRFQFEFPYVAHLRFRCPKRLHSADANPQDQQGVGVGTKDHVGGVGKEQQQQQQQQQHQQQQEAPLVPGPKFCKAGPIHHYPAASPEASNQQAAAGAGSAKPSTDFHNLARELENSRGGSSCSAAPSVGGGRTGHQEAELSPDGVAAGGCKGKRRFPEEAAAEGGTAGLAGGRARFSERPLASKEELVCTPQQYRAAGSYFGLEDNGRLFAPPSPETGEAKRSAFVEVKKAGRAAGLQEEAAADGAGGTAEDPDAGGGGGGGGGGSSTPAAASPGVAEKLLAPRPGGALPGRLEGGSPARGSAFTSVSQLGGSGGAGTAGTAGTAGGGQAAASDERKSAFSQPARSFSQLSPLVLGQKLGALEPCHPGDGVGPTRLYPAAADPLAVKLQGAADLNGACGPLASGGGGGLPKQSPFLYATAFWPKSSAAAAAAAAAAAGPLQLQLPSALTLLPPSFTSLCLPAQNWCAKCNASFRMTSDLVYHMRSHHKKEYAMEPLVKRRREEKLKCPICNESFRERHHLSRHMTSHN; encoded by the exons ATGGAGGATTCAGGCATCCAGAGAGGCATGTGGGATGGAGATGCCAAGGCTGTCCAGCAATGTCTCACAGATATTTTTACCAGTGTATATACAACCTGCGACATCCCAGAGAATGCCATATTCGGGCCCTGTGTTCTGAGTCACACTTCCCTCTATGACAGCATTGCCTTCATAGCACTCAAGTCCACGGACAAGAGAACAGTTCCTTATATCTTCCGG GTAGACACTTCTGCAACAAATGGCTCCTCAGAAGGTCTCATGTGGCTACGGCTGGTCCAATCAGCCAGAGATAAAGAAGAACAGAACCTCGAAGCATATATAAAAAACGGACAGCTGTTTTACCGCTCTCTCCGAAGGATTGCCAAAGACGAGGAGCTACTCGTTTGGTACGGGAAAGAACTGACTGAGTTACTTTTGCTCTACCCCTCTAGATCCCACAAAATGAACG GGTCGTCCCCTTACACATGCCTGGAATGCAGCCAACGTTTCCAGTTTGAGTTCCCCTACGTGGCGCATCTGCGATTCCGCTGCCCCAAGAGACTTCATAGTGCTGATGCGAATCCCCAAGACCAGCAAGGTGTCGGTGTGGGCACCAAGGACCACGTCGGCGGCGTTGGCAaagagcagcagcaacaacaacagcagcaacaacaccAGCAGCAACAGGAGGCGCCCTTGGTCCCGGGCCCCAAGTTCTGCAAAGCCGGTCCCATACACCACTATCCCGCGGCGTCCCCGGAGGCTAGCAACCAACAAGCCGCCGCAGGTGCGGGCAGCGCCAAACCGTCCACGGACTTCCACAACCTGGCCCGGGAACTAGAAAACTCCCGGGGAGGTAGCAGCTGTTCGGCGGCTCCTAGCGTCGGCGGTGGCCGCACCGGCCACCAGGAGGCGGAGCTGAGTCCCGACGGCGTCGCCGCCGGCGGCTGCAAAGGGAAGAGGAGGTTCCCGGAGGAGGCGGCTGCGGAGGGCGGCACCGCGGGGTTGGCGGGTGGCCGTGCGCGCTTCTCGGAgcggcctctggcctccaaggaagAGCTGGTGTGCACCCCGCAACAGTACCGCGCCGCGGGCAGCTACTTCGGCCTGGAGGACAACGGGCGGCTCTTCGCGCCACCCAGTCCGGAGACCGGCGAGGCGAAGCGCAGCGCCTTCGTGGAGGTGAAGAAGGCGGGCCGCGCGGCGGGCTTGcaggaggaggcggcggcggaCGGCGCGGGAGGCACAGCCGAGGACCCCGACGCGGGAGGCggtggcggcggtggtggcgGTGGCTCGTCCACGCCCGCGGCCGCGTCGCCGGGGGTCGCCGAGAAGCTGCTGGCCCCGCGGCCCGGAGGTGCTCTGCCCGGCCGGCTGGAGGGCGGGAGCCCCGCGCGCGGTAGCGCCTTCACCTCGGTGTCGCAGCTGGGCGGCAGTGGCGGCGCGGGGACCGCGGGAACCGCGGGGACCGCGGGGGGCGGTCAGGCGGCTGCATCGGACGAGCGCAAGAGCGCCTTTTCGCAGCCGGCCCGCTCCTTCTCGCAGCTGTCTCCGCTGGTCCTGGGCCAGAAGCTGGGTGCACTCGAGCCGTGCCACCCGGGCGACGGCGTGGGCCCCACCAGACTCTACCCGGCTGCAGCCGATCCGCTGGCCGTGAAGCTGCAGGGGGCCGCGGACCTGAACGGAGCCTGCGGGCCCCTGGCGAGCGGCGGCGGGGGTGGCCTGCCCAAGCAGAGCCCCTTCCTCTATGCCACTGCCTTCTGGCCCAAGAGCTCGGCCGCGGCGGCCGCAGCGGCGGCTGCAGCCGCGGGGCCCCTGCAGCTGCAACTACCCTCGGCGCTCACGCTGCTGCCGCCCTCCTTCACCTCGCTGTGTCTGCCCGCGCAGAACTGGTGCGCCAAGTGCAACGCCTCCTTCCGCATGACCTCCGACCTGGTGTACCACATGCGGTCTCATCACAAAAAGGAGTATGCCATGGAACCCCTGGTGAAGCGCAGGCGGGAGGAGAAACTCAAGTGCCCCATTTGCAACGAGTCCTTCAGGGAGCGTCACCACCTCTCCAGGCACATGACCTCACATAATTGA